Proteins from a single region of Verrucomicrobiia bacterium:
- a CDS encoding flavin reductase family protein, with protein sequence MIIDPKANDPKNIYKLMIGSIVPRPIAFVSTQNSEGATNLAPFSFFNGVSGNPPAVLFCPLVRASDSKTKDTLRNITATREFVVNVVTEAIAEKMNLTSAEFPPEISEFAESGLTPVPSQKVKPPRVKESPINMECKLLQMVTVGTGPLGGTVVIGEVVLFHVADELFDNFRIDLKKLAPIGRLAGSSYCRVTDIFDLVRPKTGEIKPNG encoded by the coding sequence GTGATTATAGACCCCAAGGCCAACGACCCAAAAAACATCTATAAGTTGATGATTGGGTCGATTGTTCCCCGGCCCATCGCCTTTGTCTCCACCCAAAACTCGGAGGGGGCCACGAACTTGGCCCCCTTTTCCTTTTTCAACGGCGTTTCCGGCAATCCCCCCGCGGTGTTGTTTTGCCCGCTCGTCCGCGCCTCGGACAGCAAGACCAAAGACACCCTGCGGAACATCACCGCCACCCGTGAATTCGTGGTGAACGTTGTCACCGAAGCGATCGCTGAAAAGATGAATTTGACTTCGGCTGAATTTCCGCCGGAGATAAGCGAGTTTGCCGAGTCGGGCCTGACCCCCGTTCCCTCGCAAAAAGTAAAACCGCCCCGGGTCAAAGAATCCCCCATCAATATGGAATGCAAACTGCTCCAAATGGTCACGGTGGGAACCGGACCTTTGGGCGGCACGGTGGTTATCGGCGAAGTGGTTTTGTTTCACGTAGCCGATGAACTGTTCGACAATTTCCGCATCGACTTGAAAAAGCTGGCCCCCATCGGCCGCCTGGCCGGTTCTTCCTACTGCCGGGTAACGGACATCTTTGACCTCGTCCGTCCCAAAACGGGGGAAATAAAACCGAACGGTTAG
- a CDS encoding homogentisate 1,2-dioxygenase, with amino-acid sequence MNYPLKKGKAAQQAHVGLPEGTFEEEHGRKGFYGKSAHLYHTHPPTAWIRFEGKLRPHCLDLNKLEPADQKSAKGEPVAFMGNNDIILYVSRRTEPMPFYRRNADGDELWFVHRGKGRLESDFGPLDFEPGDYLIVPRSVTHRIVPQTKDNFFLVMESKTEFEEPEKGLLGQHALYDPAVVTTPEPQPINEEREWEVRVKADGEYSSLFYPFNPLDVVGWKGDLTVWKINMRDIRPIMSHRAHLPPSAHTTFVTQGAVVCSFLPRPLEQDPEAVKVPFFHRNTDYDEVIFYHEGNFFSRHNIYAGMLTLHPRGIHHGPHPQARLAQATKTETDEYAVMLDGLNPLHLTPAGEAVDWKEYWKSWLEDVKKPAPHRPAEAVKAAATAMAKTGKTPGNSKKPVGAKKG; translated from the coding sequence ATGAATTACCCATTGAAAAAAGGAAAAGCCGCCCAGCAGGCCCACGTGGGGCTGCCGGAAGGGACGTTTGAAGAAGAGCACGGCCGCAAGGGGTTTTACGGCAAGTCGGCCCATCTCTATCACACCCATCCGCCGACCGCTTGGATTCGTTTTGAAGGAAAACTGCGTCCCCACTGTTTGGATTTGAACAAGCTGGAGCCGGCCGACCAGAAAAGCGCCAAAGGGGAGCCAGTCGCCTTTATGGGGAACAACGACATTATCCTCTACGTTTCCCGCCGCACAGAGCCGATGCCGTTTTACCGGCGCAACGCGGACGGGGATGAGCTCTGGTTCGTGCATCGCGGCAAGGGGCGCTTGGAGTCCGATTTCGGACCTTTGGATTTTGAGCCGGGAGATTACCTCATCGTCCCCCGTTCGGTCACCCACCGCATCGTTCCCCAAACGAAGGATAATTTCTTTTTGGTAATGGAGTCGAAAACTGAATTTGAAGAGCCGGAAAAGGGGCTTTTGGGACAGCATGCCCTCTACGACCCGGCCGTCGTTACCACCCCCGAACCGCAGCCGATTAACGAGGAGCGGGAATGGGAAGTGCGCGTCAAGGCGGACGGGGAGTACTCCTCCCTTTTCTATCCCTTCAACCCGCTGGACGTGGTGGGTTGGAAGGGGGATTTGACCGTATGGAAAATCAATATGCGGGACATCCGGCCGATTATGAGCCACCGAGCGCATCTGCCCCCCTCGGCCCACACCACCTTCGTCACCCAAGGGGCGGTGGTCTGCTCCTTTCTGCCCCGCCCCTTAGAGCAGGATCCGGAAGCGGTGAAGGTGCCGTTTTTCCACCGGAATACTGACTACGACGAGGTGATTTTCTACCACGAGGGGAATTTCTTTTCCCGGCACAACATTTACGCCGGGATGCTGACCTTGCACCCGCGCGGCATCCACCACGGTCCCCATCCGCAGGCCCGCTTGGCGCAGGCGACCAAAACAGAAACGGATGAATATGCCGTGATGTTAGACGGCTTGAACCCCTTGCATCTGACCCCCGCGGGTGAAGCGGTGGACTGGAAGGAATACTGGAAGTCCTGGCTGGAGGATGTGAAAAAGCCGGCTCCCCACCGTCCGGCCGAAGCGGTCAAAGCGGCCGCCACGGCGATGGCCAAGACGGGAAAAACCCCGGGGAACAGCAAAAAGCCGGTGGGAGCCAAAAAGGGGTGA
- a CDS encoding fumarylacetoacetate hydrolase family protein, whose protein sequence is MRLVTFEVATPVGRKRRLGAQTDKGIVDLNFACAYQLKKAGQAQPYRLADAFVPADMLSFLRGEKNSMLRAQEALAALKADLESGKISVGEEGERLFYRPEEVKSKAPLPNPTSLRDFYTFEQHVKKAFELRGEPVPPEWYEMPVYYKGSHQSIIGPEEEVTWPSFTEKFDYELELACVIGKKGKNIPEERAADFIAGFTVMNDFSARDVQKKEMKIRLGPAKGKDFATALGPALVTPDEVGNPHRLKMTARINGEVWSEGNSGKMHYSFSQMIAFASKEETLYPGDVLGSGAVGSGCGLELDRWVKPGDVIELEIEKIGILRNRVVKK, encoded by the coding sequence ATGCGGCTGGTTACCTTTGAGGTAGCCACCCCGGTCGGCCGCAAACGCCGCTTGGGCGCCCAGACGGATAAGGGGATCGTCGACTTGAACTTCGCCTGCGCCTATCAGCTTAAAAAAGCGGGACAGGCCCAGCCGTATCGCTTGGCCGATGCGTTTGTGCCGGCCGATATGCTTTCCTTTCTGCGAGGGGAGAAAAATTCGATGCTTAGAGCCCAGGAGGCCCTTGCCGCCTTGAAAGCAGATTTGGAGTCGGGAAAAATCTCCGTTGGCGAAGAAGGGGAACGGTTGTTTTATCGTCCGGAGGAAGTGAAATCGAAAGCCCCGTTGCCCAACCCGACTTCCCTGCGGGATTTTTATACCTTCGAGCAACACGTCAAAAAAGCGTTTGAACTGCGCGGCGAGCCGGTGCCGCCGGAGTGGTACGAAATGCCCGTCTATTACAAAGGGAGCCACCAGTCCATTATCGGGCCGGAGGAGGAGGTCACCTGGCCCAGCTTCACAGAAAAATTCGACTACGAGCTGGAGCTGGCCTGCGTCATCGGCAAGAAGGGGAAAAACATTCCGGAGGAGCGGGCGGCTGACTTCATCGCCGGTTTTACGGTGATGAACGATTTTTCGGCCCGGGATGTTCAAAAAAAAGAAATGAAAATCCGGCTCGGCCCGGCCAAGGGGAAGGATTTTGCCACCGCCTTGGGGCCCGCTCTGGTTACGCCGGATGAAGTCGGCAATCCGCACCGGCTAAAAATGACTGCCCGGATTAACGGCGAGGTTTGGTCGGAAGGAAATTCCGGAAAGATGCATTATTCATTTTCACAGATGATCGCCTTCGCTTCCAAGGAGGAAACGCTTTATCCCGGCGACGTTTTGGGCTCCGGCGCGGTCGGCAGCGGCTGTGGGTTAGAACTGGACCGCTGGGTCAAACCGGGGGACGTTATCGAGCTGGAAATCGAAAAAATTGGTATATTGCGGAATCGAGTGGTAAAAAAATAA